From the Solanum lycopersicum chromosome 10, SLM_r2.1 genome, one window contains:
- the LOC104649710 gene encoding uncharacterized protein, translating into MCFMSDKNESIWKGTTNVYPESEYYACICHLSVNVLKNFNRNTEDLRMLFFSLAKAYTKQQFETIMERIDQIDTRIRPYLFDIGYSKWSRAYSNCKSTWTMTSNIAESLNNVNRLARRLPVISLLEFMRVTIQRWIHKHNEEVDKTTSNLTKKYDVYLQKSITLSCNMRVIPSTVDLHAVAEGAKKYIVNLNTRMCSCGRFQHYEIPRGHAIAVLRYRKLHEADFCSAFYSLKNFKDAYAIPVEPIPCESTWDIPSYISDPAWSKKSSRKTQT; encoded by the exons ATGTGTTTTATGTCAGACAAAAATGAAAGCATATGGAAAGGGACAACAAATGTATATCCTGAATCAGAATATTATGCATGCATATGTCATTTATCAGTCAATGTTTTGAAGAATTTCAATAGAAATACTGAAGATTTGAGGATGTTGTTCTTTTCATTGGCAAAAGCTTATACAAAACAACAGTTTGAGACAATTATGGAAAGAATAGATCAGATAGATACACGAATACGACCATACTTGTTTGATATTGGTTATAGCAAATGGTCAAGAGCTTACTCGAATTGTAAGAGCACATGGACCATGACTTCAAACATCGCGGAGTCATTGAATAATGTTAACAGATTAGCACGGAGGTTACCGGTGATTTCACTTCTTGAGTTTATGAGGGTGACAATTCAGAGGTGGATTCACAAGCATAATGAGGAGGTTGATAAGACTACATCTAATctgacaaaaaaatatgatgtttatCTACAGAAAAGTATTACGTTATCGTGCAATATGAGG GTGATACCTTCAACTGTTGATCTGCATGCTGTAGCTGAAGGAGCAAAGAAATACATAGTAAATTTGAACACAAGGATGTGTAGTTGCGGAAGATTTCAACATTATGAGATACCACGTGGTCATGCAATTGCTGTTCTCCGGTACAGGAAGTTACATGAAGCAGATTTCTGTTCTGCTTTTTATAGCCTCAAGAATTTCAAAGATGCTTATGCCATTCCTGTCGAGCCTATCCCGTGCGAGAGTACATGGGATATACCAAGTTATATTTCAGATCCCGCCTGGTCCAAAAAGAGCAGCAGGAAGACCCAAACTTGA
- the LOC138338939 gene encoding uncharacterized protein, whose protein sequence is MSKRGNETPRKSRRLNEEASSDDFHAPSFKILSQTQSQPSSVKVKSRSVKSTTRKKTNNHPKENEKKRKGKEKKKEDESEKTTKERGMKRKGKEIEESSESESDFVEELIKSKFKKPRASEIDTSHLQEEEETVKPKKSSKEKKTQTHLSSCININVFADLLTFLGQDKSQQFLDETP, encoded by the exons ATGTCTAAAAGAGGCAACGAAACCCCGAGAAAAAGTAGAAGATTGAATGAAGAAGCAAGTTCAGACGATTTTCATgctccatctttcaaaattttatcacaaacACAATCTCAACCTTCATCTGTTAAAGTTAAATCTAGATCAGTGAAAtcaacaacaagaaaaaaaacaaacaaccatccaaaggaaaatgagaagaagagaaaagggaaagaaaagaaaaaagaagatgaatcTGAGAAAACGACGAAAGAAAGAGgaatgaaaaggaaaggaaaagaaatcgaGGAATCATCAGAGTCTGAATCTGATTTTGTGGAAGAattgataaaatcaaaattcaaaaaaccaAGAGCATCTGAAATCGATACTTCACatttacaagaagaagaagaaacagttaaacccaaaaaaagttcaaag gaGAAGAAGACACAAACACATCTGTCTTCATGTATTAACATAAATGTGTTTGCGGATTTGTTGACATTTTTAGGTCAAGATAAGTCTCAACAATTCCTAGATGAAACACCTTAA